A genomic window from Algoriphagus sp. Y33 includes:
- the secG gene encoding preprotein translocase subunit SecG, with product MFTLLITIILILAVLLILVILGQNSKGGVGAAFGGSASQIMGVTRTGNVLEKATWVLAVSILVLSLASSAFYTGAQSNQFSSPNIENAKQQVVAPTFGEDDNSLLPAATEESPIETDTTSGN from the coding sequence ATGTTTACGTTATTGATTACAATTATTCTGATTTTGGCTGTATTGCTAATCTTGGTGATCTTAGGCCAGAATTCTAAAGGTGGAGTCGGTGCGGCATTCGGCGGCAGTGCTTCTCAGATCATGGGGGTGACCCGTACAGGTAATGTACTTGAAAAAGCTACTTGGGTATTGGCAGTTTCTATACTTGTGCTTTCCCTGGCTTCTTCTGCTTTTTATACCGGAGCACAGTCCAACCAGTTCTCTTCTCCTAATATTGAGAATGCCAAGCAGCAAGTGGTAGCGCCTACTTTTGGCGAAGATGACAATAGCCTACTACCTGCAGCTACAGAGGAGTCTCCTATTGAGACTGATACTACTTCCGGAAATTAA
- the lptE gene encoding LPS assembly lipoprotein LptE, with translation MRSTNKLTLYVLGLVFFLFQSCSVKYSFTGTNIDYNLVQTFTVENFFNDSGGGPANIEQRFTESLKEYYQRNTQLELVRSNGNLQLMGAISRYTVTPQAAVSSSDPNLPDRAGTMRLTIVVDVEYINTTNEEENLKRSFTFFQDYDPRTTTLLDAEDEMVDEIFTTIIQDIFTATVANW, from the coding sequence ATGAGATCGACCAATAAACTTACGCTATATGTACTTGGATTGGTCTTTTTCCTATTCCAGAGTTGTTCTGTCAAATACAGTTTCACAGGAACAAACATCGATTACAACCTCGTTCAGACATTTACCGTCGAAAACTTCTTCAACGATTCAGGCGGAGGGCCTGCAAATATAGAGCAGAGATTCACCGAATCACTGAAAGAATATTACCAGAGAAATACCCAGCTGGAACTGGTAAGATCAAACGGCAACCTGCAACTCATGGGGGCAATCTCCCGATACACCGTCACCCCTCAGGCGGCAGTATCCAGCAGCGACCCCAATCTTCCCGATCGTGCAGGCACCATGCGTCTGACGATAGTCGTGGATGTAGAATACATCAATACCACGAATGAAGAAGAAAATCTGAAAAGAAGTTTTACTTTTTTTCAGGATTATGATCCAAGAACCACCACATTACTTGATGCGGAAGATGAGATGGTAGATGAAATTTTCACTACTATCATTCAAGATATCTTTACCGCGACTGTTGCTAACTGGTAA
- a CDS encoding sigma-54-dependent Fis family transcriptional regulator translates to MITNPEIQSVKQRFGIIGNSPLLNHAIQVAMQAAPTDMTVLITGESGSGKESFSKIIHSLSLRKHGKFIAINCGAIPEGTIDSELFGHEKGSFTGAHESRKGYFEVTDGGSIFLDEIGEMPLGTQARLLRVLENGEFIKVGSSKVLKTNVRVITATNVKLLNAVEKGKFREDLYYRLNTVPIFVPPLRERGEDMVLLFRKFTSDFSEKYNVRPISLDAAAQAALMRYSFPGNIRQLKNIAEQISLLESEREVDAATLAKYLPSDNSRLPMTLPSPSKNSDTTDFSERDLLYKVLFDMKKDMNELKKLVLETYQNGGLNQNIIQKHSGLFEDLDSGFSAKENTESNSGYVPLVIDSNKSNSANEDDYEDDAIEDIIHEEDDNSLSLEKKEKEMILRALRKHNNKRKYAASDLGISERTLYRKIKQYEIDQ, encoded by the coding sequence ATGATTACAAATCCGGAAATACAAAGCGTCAAGCAACGCTTCGGGATCATTGGCAACAGCCCACTCCTGAATCATGCGATTCAGGTAGCTATGCAGGCAGCCCCCACTGATATGACCGTATTGATCACGGGTGAAAGTGGAAGTGGAAAGGAAAGTTTTTCGAAGATCATTCACTCACTCAGCCTTCGTAAGCATGGTAAATTCATTGCGATCAACTGCGGAGCTATTCCTGAAGGGACAATAGATTCAGAGCTTTTCGGCCATGAAAAAGGCTCTTTCACGGGTGCCCACGAATCCCGAAAGGGTTATTTTGAAGTGACGGACGGTGGCTCCATTTTCCTTGATGAGATCGGAGAAATGCCGCTGGGCACCCAAGCAAGACTGCTTCGAGTATTGGAAAATGGTGAATTCATCAAAGTGGGCTCTTCAAAAGTCCTAAAAACTAATGTCCGGGTAATCACGGCCACCAATGTCAAACTTCTCAATGCAGTAGAAAAGGGTAAATTCAGAGAAGATCTTTATTACAGACTCAACACCGTTCCGATTTTTGTCCCTCCCCTGAGAGAGCGTGGAGAAGATATGGTGCTGCTTTTCCGAAAATTCACCTCTGATTTTTCGGAAAAATACAATGTCCGTCCGATTTCCCTGGATGCTGCAGCTCAGGCAGCACTGATGCGCTACTCCTTCCCCGGCAATATCCGTCAGCTAAAAAACATTGCAGAGCAAATCTCACTTTTGGAGAGCGAGCGGGAAGTGGACGCTGCTACATTGGCAAAGTACCTGCCATCGGATAATTCACGCTTGCCGATGACCCTACCGAGTCCGTCAAAAAACAGTGACACCACTGATTTCTCAGAGAGAGATTTGTTGTACAAAGTACTCTTTGACATGAAAAAAGACATGAACGAGTTGAAAAAACTCGTTTTGGAAACCTATCAAAACGGAGGACTAAACCAAAACATCATCCAAAAGCACTCAGGACTTTTCGAAGACTTGGATAGCGGATTCTCTGCCAAAGAAAATACAGAATCCAATTCCGGTTACGTTCCTTTAGTGATCGATTCCAACAAATCAAACTCGGCTAACGAGGATGATTATGAAGATGATGCCATAGAGGATATTATTCACGAGGAAGATGACAATTCGCTTTCACTGGAAAAAAAGGAGAAGGAAATGATTCTAAGGGCTTTGCGCAAGCATAACAACAAGAGGAAATACGCTGCAAGCGATCTGGGAATATCAGAACGCACACTTTACAGAAAAATAAAGCAATATGAGATCGACCAATAA
- the miaB gene encoding tRNA (N6-isopentenyl adenosine(37)-C2)-methylthiotransferase MiaB: protein MNNLIADIDIISGEEAQACDFKTTVDENTGKTKKLYIESYGCAMNFSDSEIVAAIMKEGGFDTTSDFYQADVIFLNTCSIREKAEQTVRKRLTDFNRAKRNKPEMTIGVLGCMAERLKEKLLEEEKMVDIVVGPDAYRDLPNLISVAEDGQKAVNTFLSREETYADISPVRLNSNGVSAFISIMRGCDNMCSFCVVPFTRGRERSRDPHSIVEEAKDLFSRGYKEVTLLGQNVDSYKWSPEENNKARLNKKEEEVTAVVNFSNLLEMVALVDPSLRVRFSTSHPKDITDDVLYTIKKYDNICKYIHLPAQSGNSRVLEMMNRTYDREWYLERVSKIREILGEECGISSDMITGFCSETEEEHQDTLSLMDIVKFDFSYMFFYSERPGTLAAKKYPDDIPLEVKKRRLAEVITKQSALSHERNKLDLGKEQLILIEGTSKKSADELKGRNSANKVVIVPNGNYSKGDYLKVKITDCTPATLFGEVIEINPQH, encoded by the coding sequence ATGAATAATTTAATTGCAGACATAGACATCATCTCAGGAGAAGAAGCACAAGCGTGTGACTTCAAGACTACCGTGGATGAAAATACAGGCAAAACCAAAAAACTCTACATTGAGAGTTATGGCTGCGCCATGAATTTCTCTGATTCAGAAATTGTAGCGGCTATCATGAAGGAAGGGGGATTTGATACAACTTCCGATTTCTATCAGGCAGATGTGATTTTTCTAAACACCTGCTCCATCCGGGAGAAAGCAGAACAGACAGTAAGAAAGCGCCTTACTGATTTCAACAGAGCCAAAAGGAACAAACCTGAAATGACCATAGGCGTGTTGGGATGCATGGCTGAGCGATTGAAGGAAAAGCTTCTCGAAGAAGAAAAAATGGTGGATATCGTAGTAGGCCCTGATGCTTACCGAGATCTTCCAAACCTGATTTCTGTAGCCGAAGATGGACAGAAAGCCGTAAACACGTTTCTTTCCCGTGAGGAAACTTACGCTGACATATCACCTGTGAGACTGAATTCCAATGGTGTATCCGCTTTTATCTCCATCATGCGTGGCTGTGACAACATGTGCTCCTTCTGTGTGGTGCCTTTTACCAGGGGAAGAGAAAGAAGCCGTGATCCCCATTCCATAGTCGAAGAAGCCAAAGATCTTTTTTCCAGAGGATACAAAGAAGTGACCTTACTCGGCCAAAATGTAGATAGCTACAAATGGTCTCCTGAGGAAAACAACAAAGCCAGGCTAAACAAAAAAGAAGAGGAAGTCACCGCGGTAGTGAATTTTTCCAATTTGCTGGAAATGGTTGCCTTGGTAGATCCAAGTCTCCGTGTGCGATTCTCCACCTCCCATCCGAAGGATATCACGGACGATGTCTTGTACACGATAAAGAAGTACGACAATATCTGCAAATACATCCATCTGCCCGCACAAAGTGGCAATTCCCGTGTATTGGAAATGATGAACCGAACCTATGACCGGGAATGGTATCTGGAGAGGGTATCAAAAATCAGAGAAATTCTGGGTGAAGAATGTGGCATATCGTCCGATATGATCACAGGATTCTGCAGCGAAACGGAAGAAGAACATCAAGACACGCTTTCCTTGATGGACATTGTGAAATTCGATTTTTCTTACATGTTCTTCTATTCAGAGAGACCGGGGACTTTGGCAGCCAAAAAATATCCGGATGATATTCCTTTGGAAGTCAAAAAACGAAGACTGGCCGAGGTAATCACCAAGCAAAGTGCACTTTCACATGAGCGAAATAAACTGGATCTTGGAAAGGAGCAACTTATACTGATCGAAGGCACCTCGAAGAAATCAGCAGATGAATTGAAAGGGCGAAATTCCGCAAATAAAGTAGTGATCGTGCCTAATGGAAACTACTCCAAGGGTGATTACTTAAAAGTAAAAATCACAGACTGTACTCCGGCCACGCTATTTGGCGAAGTGATTGAAATAAACCCGCAACATTAA
- the dinB gene encoding DNA polymerase IV, whose product MENEKDIAPHPIRKIIHVDMDAFYASVEQLDHPEWRGKPLVVGGNAARGVIAAASYEARKFGVYSAMSSVLAARKCPQLIFAPARFDRYREISGQIREIFYEYTDLVEPLSLDEAFMDVTENKKGLKSAILIARQIRLKIKERTGLNASAGVSYNKFLAKIASDLNKPNGQAVILPDEAELFLEKLPIKKFFGIGKVTAEKMRGLGIHNGKDLKQFSLQYLTRKFGKSGIHYFNIVRGIHLSEVQPHRIRKSLSAENTFEKDILTMEELLTALKPICDELIKRIKKSRIKGRTVTLKIKFSDFTQQTRSKTQEQYPDEEHLWEIARELLAQDPFEKSIRLLGLGISNLNIIEEHQHFGEQLRIPFEG is encoded by the coding sequence GTGGAAAATGAAAAAGATATAGCGCCACACCCTATCAGGAAAATCATCCACGTGGATATGGATGCATTTTACGCATCTGTAGAGCAGCTGGATCATCCGGAATGGAGAGGAAAACCACTGGTTGTAGGAGGCAATGCAGCCAGAGGAGTGATCGCTGCGGCAAGTTATGAAGCGAGAAAGTTCGGGGTCTATTCGGCCATGTCTTCCGTGCTGGCTGCCCGCAAATGCCCCCAACTTATTTTTGCCCCGGCCAGATTTGACCGATATAGAGAGATTTCCGGTCAAATCCGGGAGATTTTCTACGAATACACAGACCTAGTGGAGCCCCTATCGCTGGACGAGGCATTTATGGATGTCACGGAAAACAAAAAAGGACTAAAATCTGCCATACTGATAGCCAGGCAAATTCGCCTGAAAATCAAAGAGCGTACAGGATTAAATGCTTCGGCGGGAGTTTCATACAACAAGTTTCTGGCGAAAATAGCCTCAGACCTAAACAAACCCAATGGACAAGCGGTGATCCTTCCTGATGAAGCCGAATTATTTTTGGAAAAGCTGCCGATCAAAAAATTCTTTGGTATTGGGAAAGTAACTGCGGAAAAAATGAGGGGACTGGGAATACATAACGGGAAAGATCTTAAGCAATTTTCCCTGCAATACCTTACCCGAAAGTTCGGGAAATCCGGTATTCATTATTTCAATATTGTTAGGGGAATTCACCTCTCCGAGGTTCAGCCTCACCGTATCCGAAAATCTCTCAGTGCTGAAAACACCTTTGAGAAAGACATTTTGACGATGGAAGAGCTCCTTACTGCCCTAAAACCAATCTGCGATGAACTCATCAAACGAATCAAGAAATCTCGCATCAAAGGACGTACGGTCACTCTAAAAATCAAATTTTCTGACTTCACCCAGCAGACCCGCAGCAAAACACAGGAGCAATATCCCGATGAAGAACATCTTTGGGAAATTGCCCGGGAACTTCTGGCTCAGGATCCCTTCGAAAAATCAATCCGCCTGCTCGGGCTTGGTATTTCCAATTTGAATATTATAGAAGAACATCAGCATTTTGGGGAGCAGCTGAGAATTCCCTTTGAAGGATAA
- a CDS encoding anthranilate synthase component I family protein has translation MPTAPFIYPIPDSIRIEKLCRWADVHFDFFAFTNGNGHHYPDEPFSTGFFAGNKQLTEAEIWGEPADYKKVGIIGYDFKNRLEKLKSENPAFIELPELCFFQPELSLEFRSNEIHSACELDVHFWKEIDNTKIPRSPTTICPVSPQLSRKSYLETVKTIQDHIVEGTTYESNFCQAYSGIFDTWDPIGAYFMLNQLSPMPFSTLFKAKSQWLVSASPERYLKRSGDKIIAQPIKGTIKRGKSEIEDIINKDILASSEKEQAENLMITDLMRNDLSKVSKTGAVEVKELFGIYPLPRVFQMISTITSTLKEGVNFSAIIQATFPMGSMTGAPKIRTMEIIEELESFKRGWFSGAFGVIEENGDFDFSVIIRSIIADLKVKKLYFGVGSAITYDADAAQEYEECNLKAQAILEVLSGK, from the coding sequence ATGCCGACAGCTCCATTCATCTACCCTATTCCGGACAGCATCCGGATCGAAAAACTTTGCCGATGGGCAGATGTACATTTTGATTTTTTTGCCTTTACCAATGGAAATGGGCATCATTACCCTGATGAACCATTTAGCACTGGATTTTTTGCAGGGAATAAGCAACTAACCGAGGCAGAAATATGGGGAGAACCCGCTGACTACAAAAAAGTCGGAATAATCGGCTATGATTTCAAAAATCGGCTGGAAAAACTCAAAAGTGAAAACCCGGCTTTTATTGAACTCCCTGAACTATGCTTTTTCCAGCCCGAGTTATCATTGGAATTTCGTTCAAATGAAATCCATTCGGCATGCGAACTGGATGTGCACTTTTGGAAGGAAATAGACAACACGAAAATCCCTCGTTCCCCAACTACCATTTGTCCTGTCAGCCCCCAGCTTTCTAGGAAAAGCTACCTCGAAACAGTCAAAACTATTCAGGATCACATCGTAGAGGGTACTACCTACGAAAGCAATTTTTGTCAAGCGTATTCAGGAATCTTTGATACTTGGGATCCCATTGGGGCATATTTTATGCTCAACCAACTCTCTCCCATGCCCTTTTCAACCCTCTTCAAGGCAAAATCCCAATGGCTGGTTTCAGCTTCACCGGAAAGGTATTTGAAAAGATCCGGGGATAAAATTATCGCACAGCCTATCAAGGGGACCATCAAACGTGGGAAATCGGAAATCGAGGACATCATCAACAAGGATATTCTTGCCTCCAGTGAAAAGGAGCAGGCAGAAAACCTGATGATCACCGACCTGATGCGCAATGACCTCTCCAAGGTATCCAAGACAGGGGCTGTAGAAGTCAAAGAATTGTTTGGAATTTATCCTCTGCCCAGAGTCTTTCAGATGATCAGCACCATTACTTCTACGCTGAAAGAAGGTGTAAACTTCTCAGCTATCATCCAAGCTACATTTCCGATGGGAAGTATGACGGGCGCTCCAAAAATCCGAACCATGGAAATTATTGAGGAATTGGAAAGTTTTAAGAGAGGGTGGTTTTCGGGCGCCTTCGGAGTGATTGAAGAAAACGGTGATTTTGATTTCTCAGTAATCATCCGTAGCATCATTGCTGATCTGAAGGTAAAAAAACTCTATTTTGGAGTAGGCAGTGCCATCACCTACGATGCGGATGCAGCTCAGGAATACGAGGAATGCAATCTAAAAGCCCAGGCAATTCTAGAAGTGCTCAGTGGAAAATGA
- a CDS encoding YceI family protein, whose amino-acid sequence MKTIKQTGFILAAALMTFACGKSTDTVEATEAQEVAQAEGTTLTVDTEASTIAWTGYKPAGQHNGLIPAIEGTLITEGETIAGGKITFDITKLEIKDLEAGSEDYGKLHGHLQSADFFDAETHPTATFEITSVEPFSPSDSVADKDEFETEFTPSSDSELAPDAPTNWISGNLTMRGTTKNIKFPATVTVSNGTAAVKAGFNIDRTDWGLSYGDEASATDKTKDKFIYNSVSIVLDTKAK is encoded by the coding sequence ATGAAAACTATCAAACAAACAGGCTTTATTCTTGCCGCTGCACTAATGACATTCGCCTGTGGCAAGTCTACTGACACGGTAGAAGCTACAGAAGCACAAGAAGTAGCTCAGGCGGAAGGCACTACTTTAACTGTTGATACAGAAGCCAGCACTATCGCTTGGACAGGCTATAAGCCTGCAGGACAGCACAATGGCCTAATCCCTGCTATAGAAGGAACACTTATCACAGAAGGTGAAACTATAGCCGGCGGAAAAATCACATTTGACATCACTAAGCTAGAGATCAAAGACCTGGAAGCAGGTTCTGAAGATTATGGAAAACTTCATGGCCATCTGCAATCAGCAGATTTCTTTGACGCAGAAACTCACCCTACCGCTACTTTTGAAATCACTTCGGTAGAACCATTCTCTCCAAGCGATTCAGTAGCCGATAAGGATGAATTTGAAACTGAGTTTACTCCTTCTTCTGATTCTGAATTGGCACCTGACGCTCCGACCAATTGGATCAGCGGAAACCTCACTATGAGAGGAACTACTAAAAACATCAAGTTTCCGGCAACAGTAACTGTATCTAACGGAACTGCAGCCGTTAAAGCAGGATTCAACATCGACAGAACCGACTGGGGTCTTTCTTATGGTGACGAAGCTTCTGCTACCGACAAGACAAAAGATAAATTCATTTACAACAGTGTGTCTATTGTTTTGGACACAAAAGCCAAATAA
- a CDS encoding gamma carbonic anhydrase family protein, which translates to MALLLEVNGKKPVFGDKCWLAPNSTVVGDVIMGDNCTVWFNAVIRGDVHEIRIGNETNIQDGAVIHCSYQKAGTYIGNQVSIAHNAVVHGCTIHDRVLVGMGAIVMDGAVVHSGAVIAAGAVVLANTIVEANSIYAGMPAKKVKGTGGKMDEVISRTAKNYPMYAGWYPK; encoded by the coding sequence ATGGCATTACTTTTAGAAGTAAATGGGAAAAAACCGGTATTTGGGGATAAGTGCTGGTTGGCGCCTAATTCTACTGTAGTGGGAGATGTGATCATGGGAGATAATTGCACCGTATGGTTCAATGCGGTAATTCGTGGAGATGTTCATGAGATCAGAATTGGCAATGAAACCAATATCCAAGATGGTGCGGTGATCCATTGTTCGTATCAGAAAGCCGGAACGTACATAGGCAATCAGGTCTCAATTGCACACAATGCGGTAGTACACGGCTGCACCATTCATGACCGGGTATTGGTAGGAATGGGGGCAATCGTGATGGATGGAGCGGTAGTTCATTCCGGGGCGGTGATTGCCGCAGGGGCGGTAGTTCTTGCAAACACTATCGTGGAAGCAAACTCGATCTACGCCGGTATGCCTGCCAAAAAAGTAAAAGGCACGGGCGGGAAAATGGATGAAGTTATCTCAAGAACTGCAAAGAACTATCCCATGTATGCGGGATGGTATCCGAAGTGA
- the pyrE gene encoding orotate phosphoribosyltransferase: MEILDANVAAEVADKLLEIQAIRLQPEKPFTWASGWKSPIYCDNRLSLSFPKVRTMIKEQLTRSIQHFFPNVEAIAGVATAGIPQGALLANDLDLPFIYVRSKAKGHGMENMIEGKIIPGQKVVVVEDLVSTGGSSLKATQDLIDAGFEVLGMVAIFSYGFDVAAQNFEKASIKLVCLSHYEAMLPMAVERKYITDDTLESLSEWRKDPAGWKQ; this comes from the coding sequence ATGGAAATTTTAGATGCGAACGTGGCTGCCGAAGTAGCGGACAAATTATTGGAAATTCAAGCGATCAGATTACAACCTGAAAAACCCTTCACTTGGGCCTCTGGATGGAAATCTCCCATCTATTGCGACAATAGGCTCTCTCTCTCTTTTCCTAAAGTTCGGACGATGATCAAAGAGCAATTGACCAGAAGTATCCAACATTTTTTTCCGAATGTAGAAGCCATCGCCGGTGTAGCTACTGCTGGTATTCCCCAAGGGGCTCTACTGGCAAATGATCTTGATCTTCCGTTTATATATGTACGCTCCAAAGCCAAAGGCCATGGAATGGAAAATATGATCGAAGGCAAAATAATTCCCGGGCAAAAGGTCGTGGTAGTAGAAGACTTGGTCTCTACGGGCGGAAGCTCGCTCAAAGCGACTCAGGACTTAATAGATGCCGGATTTGAGGTGTTGGGAATGGTAGCCATTTTCAGCTACGGCTTTGATGTGGCTGCGCAAAACTTCGAAAAAGCAAGTATAAAGCTTGTTTGCTTAAGTCATTATGAGGCGATGCTTCCCATGGCTGTAGAGAGAAAATACATTACGGACGATACATTGGAATCGCTCTCTGAATGGAGAAAAGACCCCGCTGGCTGGAAGCAGTAA
- a CDS encoding NUDIX hydrolase: MRIFVNDKPIDLISYDELNPSKSYESVYHQQEDLTAHFSWKDDVLVHEPSHDLIIRLLYMLRTRKLKNLDSITLVSKDKAALKKFVKSRFSIIKAAGGVVSKKDKMLLIFRLGKWDFPKGKFEKGETPKQCAVREVEEECAIKVKAGKKICSTWHTYTQDRKSILKKTYWFEMDCVNDSTMAPQEEEGIEDIRWFYEGDAKIALVNSYPSMRYLFKQYIKTHLKPQIL; the protein is encoded by the coding sequence ATGAGAATCTTCGTGAATGACAAACCTATTGACTTGATAAGTTACGATGAGCTGAACCCGTCGAAGTCTTACGAGTCTGTCTATCATCAGCAAGAAGACTTGACCGCCCACTTTTCGTGGAAAGACGATGTTCTAGTTCATGAGCCTTCCCATGATCTGATTATCAGATTGCTGTATATGCTTCGTACCCGAAAGTTGAAAAATCTGGATTCGATCACGCTGGTTAGTAAAGATAAAGCCGCTTTGAAGAAGTTTGTGAAAAGCCGCTTCTCTATAATCAAGGCTGCCGGCGGTGTAGTATCCAAGAAGGATAAAATGTTGCTTATCTTTCGTTTGGGGAAATGGGATTTTCCGAAGGGGAAATTTGAAAAAGGAGAAACTCCAAAACAATGTGCGGTACGTGAAGTAGAGGAAGAATGTGCAATTAAAGTGAAAGCGGGTAAAAAGATCTGCAGTACTTGGCATACCTATACACAAGACAGAAAGAGCATATTGAAAAAGACGTATTGGTTTGAAATGGACTGCGTGAATGATTCTACTATGGCTCCTCAGGAAGAAGAGGGGATAGAAGATATCCGATGGTTCTATGAAGGAGATGCCAAAATCGCATTGGTCAATTCTTATCCCTCAATGCGATATCTCTTCAAACAATATATCAAAACTCACCTGAAGCCTCAGATATTATAG
- the coaD gene encoding pantetheine-phosphate adenylyltransferase produces the protein MTKIAIFPGSFDPYTLGHHDIVIRSLDLFDEVIIGIGYNSTKKSRYFEIDDMVAKVKSVYENTPSVKVIVYNELTSTLAKKHNAQFLIRGLRNTTDFEYENTISQMNRYLNEELETVFLITSPRYAAISSTIIREVHRFGGDVTEFLPYNI, from the coding sequence ATGACAAAAATTGCCATTTTCCCCGGATCATTTGACCCTTACACACTTGGACATCACGATATCGTGATTAGGAGCTTGGATTTATTTGATGAAGTCATTATTGGGATCGGTTACAATTCCACCAAGAAATCCAGGTACTTCGAGATTGATGATATGGTGGCAAAAGTAAAGAGTGTATATGAAAACACACCCAGCGTAAAAGTCATCGTGTACAATGAGCTGACATCCACATTGGCCAAAAAACATAACGCACAGTTTCTGATCAGGGGATTGAGGAACACTACTGATTTTGAATACGAAAACACAATCAGCCAAATGAACCGCTACCTTAATGAGGAACTGGAAACAGTTTTTCTTATCACTTCTCCACGATATGCGGCAATCAGCTCTACCATCATCCGAGAAGTACATCGCTTTGGTGGCGATGTGACAGAATTTCTTCCCTATAATATCTGA
- a CDS encoding DUF3822 family protein: MESNLKVFKSDRFDVEDASSLSLFLYPDSLFIFAKDKNQRTICIHEYINFNWNSLEQLVISDHLLKVDIPAKIYLHQPYFSLVPGVLFQPNQEVSYLRFAGDQKSNTSYFNTPLDSNNLQVLSSIPERLKKSLESRFSELTFHHGSVSFLSYLFKERFNLIGQEILVSLFGNQIYTAAFSNQELAAFNIFSVESKEDILKYVMILIEQLKFDRNHVRISVFGATGENGINEEWGKEYFFNFRLLAPHVNQNYTHGFKHLKSVNLFETNWQFD, encoded by the coding sequence TTGGAAAGTAACCTTAAAGTATTCAAAAGTGATAGGTTTGATGTGGAAGACGCATCAAGCCTGTCACTTTTTTTGTATCCTGATTCCCTTTTCATTTTTGCGAAGGACAAGAACCAGAGAACCATCTGTATTCACGAATACATTAACTTCAACTGGAATTCTTTGGAGCAATTGGTCATTTCCGATCATTTGCTGAAAGTGGATATTCCTGCTAAGATCTATCTTCATCAGCCTTATTTCAGTCTTGTTCCCGGTGTATTATTTCAGCCTAACCAAGAGGTATCTTACTTAAGGTTTGCAGGAGATCAAAAAAGCAATACAAGCTATTTCAATACCCCTTTAGACAGTAATAATCTTCAGGTGCTTTCTTCTATACCCGAGAGGCTAAAAAAATCCCTGGAATCCCGGTTCTCCGAGTTGACATTCCATCATGGGTCAGTCTCTTTCCTTTCCTATTTATTCAAAGAAAGATTCAACCTGATCGGACAAGAAATCCTTGTAAGTCTTTTTGGAAATCAAATCTATACCGCGGCATTTTCAAATCAAGAGCTTGCAGCGTTTAATATCTTTTCCGTGGAATCTAAAGAAGACATTTTGAAATATGTCATGATTCTCATCGAGCAGTTGAAATTTGACCGGAATCATGTACGGATCAGTGTCTTCGGAGCGACAGGAGAAAATGGAATTAACGAAGAATGGGGTAAAGAATACTTCTTTAATTTTCGTCTTTTGGCTCCGCATGTTAACCAAAATTACACACATGGATTCAAGCATTTGAAATCGGTCAATTTATTTGAAACAAATTGGCAATTTGATTGA
- a CDS encoding NUDIX hydrolase yields the protein MPKDEISKKIEAKFGNHLRSRVNGILIQDGKILMIKHLMGNGKIMWSVPGGGMHFGQSAPENLKREFSEETGLDIEVKAYLFVHEYLAVPLHAMEHFFHVEKVGGNLTLGTDPELYPDSQIIEEVQWMSIAEIRSLPNEALHQIFWRIKSLEDLVLLRGYFKFENNSLK from the coding sequence ATGCCTAAAGACGAAATCAGCAAGAAAATAGAAGCAAAATTCGGAAATCACCTCAGATCGCGCGTAAACGGCATTCTGATACAAGATGGAAAAATCCTGATGATCAAACATTTGATGGGAAATGGCAAGATCATGTGGTCGGTTCCCGGTGGCGGCATGCATTTTGGACAAAGTGCTCCAGAAAACTTAAAACGTGAATTTTCTGAAGAAACGGGTTTAGATATAGAAGTAAAAGCCTATCTTTTCGTCCACGAATACCTTGCTGTGCCACTTCATGCGATGGAACATTTCTTTCATGTGGAGAAAGTCGGGGGAAATTTAACACTAGGTACTGATCCGGAACTTTATCCTGATTCCCAAATTATAGAGGAAGTACAATGGATGAGCATTGCCGAAATCCGATCATTGCCTAATGAAGCCCTTCATCAAATCTTTTGGAGAATTAAATCCCTTGAGGACTTAGTATTGTTGCGCGGATATTTTAAATTTGAAAATAATTCTCTAAAATAG